CTGGCTCGGCCTCCTCGCCGGACTCGGCCTGCTCGTCGTCGGCCTGAGCGGCAGCCTGCTCATCTTCCACGAGGAACTGGAGGCGTTGTTCAACCGCGAACTCGCGCGCGTCACACCGGCGCCCGCCGGGCGCCTGCCGCTCGACACCCTGCTCGCCCACGCCCAGCGCCAGCTGCCGGAGCACGAGATCACCGGCTGGCTGCCGCAATGGGACGCGGCGGACCGCGCCGACGTCCTCTACGTCATCCGGCGCGGCGACAAGGAGTGGCTCGTCGCCACGCTCGACCCCTACACCGGCCGCCTGCTGGCGTCGCCGCGCCTCGGCACGACGACGCTCACCGGCTGGCTGCTCGAGCTGCACTACGCATTCTTCGCCGACCACGCCGGCCTGCTTGCCGCCGGTGTGTTCGGCCTGCTGCTCCTCGCCCTCGGCTTCACCGGCGTGTGGCTCTACCGCGACTTCTGGAAGAACTTCCTCACGCTCCGCTGGCGCCGCGGCGCGCGCATTCTGTTTTCCGACCTACACAAGTTCGTCGGCATCGCCTCCGTCGCCTTCAACCTCGTGTTCGGCTTCACCGGCGCCTACTGGAACTTCACCCACGTCATCGGCGAATGGGTCGCCGGCGAACACGGGCAGAAGAGAATCGAGCAGCGCCTCTACGCGCCCACGCTCTCGTTCGACGCGCTCGCGCGCGACGCCGCGCAGCGGCTCCCGGGCTTCCGCGCCAACTTCGTCTCGCTCCCGAGCGACCCCGTCGCCGCGAATGTCACGCTCTGGGGCACGGTCGAGCCGCGCGCCTGGTTCACGAGCCCCTACGGCAGCACGATCGTCTACGATGCCCAGACCAGCGCCCACCGCATGACCAACGACCTGCGCGCCGCCAGCGCATGGACGCGCGCGGTCGACAGTTTCCGTCCGCTGCACTTCGGCGATTTCGGCGGCCCGCCGGTGAAAATCCTCTGGGCCCTGGCCGGCCTCGCCCCCGGCACGCTCGCGATCACCGGCTTCGCGATCTGGTGGCAGCGGCGTCGGAAACCAATACGAATCAGCGCCGCGGGAACGCCCACTTGAGGAATACGGGCAGCGCCTCGGCCCAGGTGGACTCGTGGTGTTTGCCGCCGGCGATCTCGTGATAAGTCACATCGACGTCGCGGCGGAAACCTTTCGCGGCCAGTTCGTCGATCAGCTCGGTCGTGTCCTGAATGGCGTCGATCACGCCGTTGCCATCGCGGTCGTCGGTCTCGTCCGCCGTGCCGGCTTCGAACCAGAGGCGCAACGCGGGCTTCGTGGCGGTTTCGCGCACGATCTTGTGGGCCAGTCGCGAGCGCTGCGCGGCGCGCCAGTCGCCATCCTCGCCGCGCCACCAGAGCGAACCGGAAAATACACCGACCGCGCCGAACACGTCCGGATGCGCCCACGCGAGGTCGAACGCACTCAATCCACCGAGCGACGCGCCCATGATCGCGGTCCGCGCTGGCGTCGCGCCGACGCCGTAACGGCAGCGCACTTCCGGGAGGACGAACTCCAGCACGCGGCGCTGAAACGCCGCGGCTTTTTTTCCCCGTCCCGCGTAGTCGAGCGTGCGCGCGAGGCCGTATTCCTCGATCCGCTCCGCTGTCGCGGAAATCGCCACGACGAGCGGCGGTGTGATTTCTCCGGCAGCGGCGAGCCGCTCGATCGTCTCGGCGAGCTTCCAGGCCGCCATGTTCTGGCCATCGAGCGCGACGAGCAGCGGCGTGTCGGCCGTCACTCCACCGGGCGGGAGAAAAATCCGCACGTCGCCCGCGACGAGATCGTCCGGCGCCTGCACGGCGAGCGTTTCCTCGCGCGCGAGCACGACGGCTGCGCTGGCCTCGGTCAGGCCGAGGCCGACGAGGATGCGTCCGAGTTTGGCGGCGAGATGTCGTTCGCGCTTCATGCGTGGTTCAAGGCTTCATCGACCTGCGTGAGCCATTCCTGAAAGTCAGCTTTGAATTTCGTGTCACAGTCGCGGCGCGAGAGCAGCCGCCGTGCCCCGCGCGCGGCCAGGAGTTCGTCGATTTTCCGCCCCGCCGCGCAAAAATCGCGATAGGACGACGAGCCGAGCGCCAGCACCGCGTAACGCAAGCCATCCAGCCGCAACGCCGGCAGCGCAAGAGCGGCGAAGAAAACCGCCGCATCCGGCGGCACCTCGCCCTCGCCCCATGTGCTCACCACCAGCAGCGCCGCATCGAACTCGCGCAGCCGCGCCGCGGGAAAATCCGCGACGTTCGCGACGACGCAAGCGCGGCCGCGCTCGCCGAGCGCCTGCCCGGTGGCGTGCGCGAGTTCCTCGGCATTGCCGGAAACGGTGGCGTAGAGCACGGCGACGGACGCGGACATCGCGCCATTGAGGCGGCGAGGCGTCGGTTGTCCACTCCGGGATGGGCCGAAATATCGGAGCTTCCCGGGAGCTGCGCGCTTGCGCTCCCCGAGTGAAATCGCCCTCATCGCCCCTTATGCAGCACCCCGCCTCTTCCCCGGCGCGCGACGAAAGCGGTCTCTTCGGTCATCCGCGCGGCCTCACGAACTTGTTCTTCACGGAACTCTGGGAGCGCTTCGGCTACTACGGCATGCGCGCCCTGCTCACGTTGTTCATGGTCGCGCCGCTCGCGAAGGGCGGACTCAACTTCGACAACCGCACCGCCGGCATCATCTACGGCACCTACACGATGAGCGTCTACATGCTCTCGATCCCCGGCGGCTACATCGCGGACAACTTCCTCGGCGCGCGCGCCACGGTGTTCTGGGGCGGCGTGATCATCGCCCTCGGCTACTTCTCGCTCGCGGTGCATTCGACGACGTTCTTCTACCTCGGCCTCGCGCTCGTCGCCTGCGGCACCGGCCTGCTCAAGCCCAACATCAGTTCGATGGTCGGCTCGCTTTACTCGAAGGACGATCCGCGCCGCGACTCGGGTTTCTCGATTTTCTACATGGGCATCAACATGGGTGCCTTCCTCGCCCCGCTGATCACCGGCTGGATCGCGCAGGATGACCGGGCGAAGGAACTGATCGCGAGCTTCGGCTTCGATCCGAGCCGGAGCTGGCATTTCGCCTTCGCCGCCTCCGGCGTCGGCATGGTGATCGGCTTGATCATCTACGTGCTCCAAAAGCACCGCCTCGCCGACGTCGGCCATCCGCCCGCCGCCAACGTGCCGCGCCCGTGGGGTAAGCTCTTCAGCGTGCTCGCGATTTCCGCCATCGTCTTCGGGCTCGTGCGCCTGTCCGATTCAAACCCGGCCTTCGCTTGGATCAGCTACGGCTACGTCGTGCTGCCCGTGCTCGCGATCATCTGGTTCGGCACGCGACCGGACATGACGCTGAAGCGCTTCGCGGCCGTGTTCGTGTTCTCGCTGGCCTACCTCATCTTCTGCGCCGTCTTTGAGCAGGCTGGCTCGACCATCTCGCTCTTCGCCGACCAGCTGACCAACACCGAAGTGCTCGGCTATAAGTTCCCGTCGGCTTGGTTCCAGTCGGTGAACTCCGTGTTCGTCATTCTGCTCTCGCCGATCTTCGCCTGGCTCTGGATCAAGCTCGGCGACAAGCAGCCGTCGAGTCCGGCGAAGTTCGCGGTCGGCCTGTTCTTCCTCGCGCTGTCGTTCGTGTTGATGGTGCCCGCCGCGCAGCTCACCGCCGAGGGCAAGGTCGGTCCGTTCTGGATCGTCGGCCTGTTCTTCCTCCAAACCGTCGGCGAGCTCTGCCTCAGCCCGGTCGGCCTGAGCACGATGACCAAACTCGCGCCCGGCAACCTCGTCGGTCTCGTCATGGGCGTGTGGTTCCTCGCCGCCGCGCTCGGCAACAAGCTCGCCGGCACGGTCGCAGGCGACTTCACCGCCACCGACCCGAAGGCGCTCTCGAATTTTTTCCTCCACCAAGCCGGCTGGGTGGCCCTCGCCTTCGTCATCCTCGTCGCCCTCACCCCTTGGGTGAAGAAGCTGATGGGCGAGGTGAAATAACCCGCCCCATTCCTCCGTCTTTTCCGGCGCGGCTCTCGAGCCGCGCCTTTTTGTTGCCCTCCCCGAAAAGAGTTAGGGCTCGCACGCGTCACGGGCCAGTGAACACGTGCGAGCCCTGTTGGTCACCTCTCGCACCCGTTGCCGGGCACGAAACAGATGGGCAGAGGATAGCGCGGACGCGCAAAATATCGGACGGAGAAAACCACCTAAATTTAGGTGGTGACCTAAAAAAGCCGCTCAAAGCGGCCGATCCGGCTCGGCCGAATCCGCCACGACGCCGGCAATTCGCCAGCGTCCCTCTTCCGCGACGAGCGAGTAGCGAAACGCCTTGCCCGCATTCTTCGCATCGAAAACCACGCAGACAACCTGTGCCCGACCGCCGCGATCATCGCGCACCACTCCCAGCTCGAAACGCCGATGCGCCACCACCGCAGGATAACCGCGCCGCAGCATCGCGGCGAAAACCGCCGGCGAGAATTGCCGCTGAATGCCGCTCGCCGCGAACCGATAAGCCTCGTCGAACTTCCCGGCTCGGATCGCGTCCAGCTGGCCTTCGACTGTCGCGCGCACCGCGTCGCGGACCGGCTTGGAACTGAGGCGCCAGGCCGGCGCATCATCCGCCTGCGCAATCGCGAACGCCGCGACGAACAGCAGGAGGATCATCCCGCTCCCGCGCATCACTCCAAGCCGAACACCGCGCGGCTGTAATTTTCGATCGAGAAGGGCTGCAAGTCATCCGGCTGCTCGCCGAGTCCGATGAAGTAGATCGGAATTTTCAGCTGTCGGTAGATGCCCACGATGGCGCCGCCGCGACTCGTGCCGTCGAGCTTCGTCACAATCAGGCCCGTGAGCCCGAAGCTCTGGTGAAACACCTTGGCCTGCTCGATGGAGTTGCTGCCGAGCGAGCCGTCGACCACGAGCCAGCGGTGCTGCGGCGCCGTCGCGTCGTTCTTCTGCAGGACGCGCCGGATCTTCGCGAGCTCGTCCATCAGGTTGCTCTTCGTGTGCAACCGTCCCGCCGTATCGACGATCAGCCAATCGGCCCCGCGCGACTTCGCGGCTTGCCAGGCGTCGAACGCCACCGCCGCCGCGTCCGCACCCGTGTGGCTGGCGACGATGTCGATGTTCAGACGCGTCGCCCAACTCTTCAGCTGCTCGACTGCCGCCGCGCGGAACGTGTCGCACGCGGCCACGACGACGGATTGCCCGTCGCCTTTCATTTTGTGCGCGAGCTTGGCCGTCGTGGTGGTTTTGCCGGAGCCGTTCACGCCGATCATCGCAATGACGGTCGGCTTCACCGCCGGCGCCGCCAGCGTGCCCTCGGCACCGGTCAGGACGCGTTTCAGAATCGCGGCGCCGATTTCCGCCGCCTGCTTGCCTTGCAGGGTCGGGTCCTTCCGGTAGGCGGCTTTGATCTCCTCGAGAATCTCGGTCGTCGTTTCGACACCGAAGTCCGCCGTGTAGAGCGCCTCCTCGAGTTCATCGAGCGACGCGGCATCGATCTTCCGCCCGCCGAAGAGCCCATGCGTCTTCGCCGCGATCGCCGCGACGGTCTTTGTCAGACCGTCTTTGAATTTCTTGAAGAGGGAAAACATGGGTGGATGGAAGTAGCGCGGAGTGACTAGCGGGTAGCGAGCATCACGCCCTCGATTCCGCCACCACAAGTTTGTCGGTCATGCTCGCTACTCACTACCCGCTACTCGCTACTGGCCTTCCGCGCGTCGCGGCCGGCCTTGTCCTTCATGCGGTCGAGGATGCCGTTGATGAAACGCTTCGAGTCGGCGGTGGAGAAATTTTTCGAGAGGTCGATGGCCTCGTTGATCGAGACGACCGGCGGGATGTCCTTGCGGTAAAGCATCTCGAAGATCGCCAGCCGCAGGATCGCGAGGTCGATGCGCGCGATGCGCTCGAACTCCCAGTTGTGCGCGAGCGTGCGGATGTGGCCGTCGATCTCGTCGATGTGCTTCATCACCCCATCGATCAATTCCTCCGCGAAGGCGTAGTGATCGCGCGGCTTTTCGAGACCGTCGAAGAACAACCGCAAGTCCTCGGTGAAGTTCGCGGGTTTGTTGATGCTCCAGGCGTAGAGAAACTGGAGTGCGGCGGCGCGGCTTTCGCGGCGTTGGGAAAATTGACTGCTCATGAGTGTTTGCCTTTTCGCAGGGTGCGGCGGAGCGCCGCCATTTCAAGCCCGGCGCGCGCGAACTCCGCGCCGCGATCGAGCTTGCCGACGCAACGCGCGCGCGCCTGCGCGAGCGTATCGGTTACGATCACGCCGTTGATCACCGGCACTCCGGTGCCGAGCGCGACCTGTTGCAACGCGTGGGAAACGCTCTCGCCCACCATCTCGTGATGGTTCGTGTCGCCGCCGATCAGCACGCCGAGCGCGATCACGCAGTCGAAACGTCCGGTCGCGGCCAGTTGCTGCGCGGCCCACGGCACCTCGTGCGAACCCGGCACGCGAATTTCCACGATGTCCTTCGCACGCACACCGGCGGCGGCGAGCACTGCCACGGCGCGAGAGCGCAAGCCGTCGACGAGCCCGGTGTTGAACCGCGCCGCCACGATGCCGAAACGCAGGCCGGCACCGCGGATGTTCAAGTCACTGGGAGCGTCGAAACTCATGGAACGGGTAATTGGCGGGGGCAGGCCGGCGCGGCGCAACCCGAAATCCGCGCCTCACACCGGCACGACCTCGACGATCTCCAAGCCGTAGCCGTCCAGGCCGACGACGCGGCGGTTCGAGTGCGTCATCAACCGGATTTTTTGCAGTCCGAGCGCCGTGAGGATCTGCGCGCCGGTGCCGTAATCGCGCAGGCTCGGCCGGCGCGGCTGATCTAGCGCCGCCAACGCCTCCTGCATGCGGCCGTTCTGTTCCATGTAGACGATCGCGCCGTGGCCGTTTTTCGCCACCCGCTCCAAGGAGGAAAGCAGCGAGCGATGGCTGCCCATGTCGCGACCGTGGAAGACATCGCTGAGGAGGTTCTCCGTGTGCACGCGCACGAGCGTCGGTGAGCCGTCGAGCCGCCCCATCGTGAACGCGAGATGGTGACGACCGTCGATCTGGCTGCGGAAGACGTGCAGCATGAATTCGCCGTATTCCGACGAGAACGGCCGCGTGCTGATGCACTCGACGAGCTTTTCGCGGCGATGACGGTATTCGATCAGCGACGAAATCGAGATCAACGGCAGCCGGTGGCGCTGCTTGAACTCCACCAACTCCGGCACGCGGGCCATGGTGCCGTCCTCGTTCAACACCTCGCAGATCACCGCGACCGGCCCGAGCCCGGCCAGCGCGGCGAGATCGACCGCCGCCTCCGTGTGCCCGGCGCGCTCGAGCACGCCGCCCGGACGCGCGCAAAGCGGGAAAATGTGACCGGGCTGCACCAGTTCGTCGGGGCGCGTGGCCGGATTCGCCAGCAGTTGCACCGTGCGCGCCCGGTCGAAGGCGCTGATGCCGGTCGTGATGCCTTCGGTCGCATCGACCGACACGGTGAAAGCCGTGCGCATCGCCTCGCGGTTCTGCTGCACCATCGGATTGATTCCGAGTCGCTTCAACGCGGGCTCCGTCATCGGCACGCAGATCAGCCCGCGCGCGTGCCGAATCATCAGGTTGACCAGCTCGGGCGTGACCTTTTCGGCGGCGAAGACCAGATCGCCTTCGTTCTCGCGGCCCTCGTCATCCGTCACGATCACGACGCCGCCGGCGGCGATCGTCTGAATCGCGGTTTCGACCGAATCGAAGGGAGAGCTGGCGACGGCGGACATGGAGAAAAGAAGGGGCGGCAGCATCCGCACGCTCGCTCAACCTGTCAAATCCCGCGCGCTCAGCAGTCGCGCTTTCGTCCGCCGCCGCGCGGCTCAATCCTGCTCTTCGGCCGGCATTTTCTCGCCGGCGAAGGTGTGCCCGATCGTGTTCAGCTGGCCGCTGATGCGGCGGAGGGCGTTGACCAGTTCCAGGTAACGCGTGCTCGCGCCGAGCATGCGGTCGTCGCAGCCGATCAAACGCTGGTAATGCGCCTTCTGCACGTCGATGCACCACTTCTTGAGCGCGTCGCCCTCACGGAGAAATTCTTGCGCCGTCACGCGGTCGCGCGTCGTGAGCACGAGGATCGCCGTGTCGAGCCGGTGCAGCGTGCGCCGGTGCATTTCCGCGAGATCCGCCTCGTCCTCGGCGGAAAGCGGCAACGGATTGGCGATCTGTTTCAGGATTTGATGGCAGAAATTCTTGTCGATCACGTCGCCCACCGTCTCGAGCTGGCTCGCGAAATGGATGAGCCCGAACTGCACCTGGCTGTCACGCGGCGTCATCTGGTCGACGGGAATTTGACTGAGGTAGTGCTTGATCGCGGCGTGCATCTCGTCGACGCGGTTGTCGTGCTCCTGCACTTCGCGCACGAGCGCGGCGTCCTGGGTCTGCAATCCGCGCCACGCAGTCGTGAGCATCGACTTGATGTCCTCGGTCAGCCGCAGCGTCTCGCGCGAGGCGTTGGCCAACGCGAACACCGGACTGCTCAGCGCCGTGGGGTCGAGGTGCGTCGCGACCGAGCCGATCGGCGGGCGCGTCGGATCGTCGCGCACCGCGCGCATGACGAGTCGTCCAACATAGCCGGCGAGCAACGCGCCGGCGAAGGCCACCACCACGTTGAACCCCGTGTGAAAATTCGCCGCCTGCCGCGCGACGCCGCCCGGCATCGCTTCCATCGTCCGCTCCACCCACGGAAACGCCAGCA
This window of the Candidatus Didemnitutus sp. genome carries:
- a CDS encoding DUF4864 domain-containing protein; this translates as MILLLFVAAFAIAQADDAPAWRLSSKPVRDAVRATVEGQLDAIRAGKFDEAYRFAASGIQRQFSPAVFAAMLRRGYPAVVAHRRFELGVVRDDRGGRAQVVCVVFDAKNAGKAFRYSLVAEEGRWRIAGVVADSAEPDRPL
- the nusB gene encoding transcription antitermination factor NusB, which translates into the protein MSSQFSQRRESRAAALQFLYAWSINKPANFTEDLRLFFDGLEKPRDHYAFAEELIDGVMKHIDEIDGHIRTLAHNWEFERIARIDLAILRLAIFEMLYRKDIPPVVSINEAIDLSKNFSTADSKRFINGILDRMKDKAGRDARKASSE
- the ftsY gene encoding signal recognition particle-docking protein FtsY, producing the protein MFSLFKKFKDGLTKTVAAIAAKTHGLFGGRKIDAASLDELEEALYTADFGVETTTEILEEIKAAYRKDPTLQGKQAAEIGAAILKRVLTGAEGTLAAPAVKPTVIAMIGVNGSGKTTTTAKLAHKMKGDGQSVVVAACDTFRAAAVEQLKSWATRLNIDIVASHTGADAAAVAFDAWQAAKSRGADWLIVDTAGRLHTKSNLMDELAKIRRVLQKNDATAPQHRWLVVDGSLGSNSIEQAKVFHQSFGLTGLIVTKLDGTSRGGAIVGIYRQLKIPIYFIGLGEQPDDLQPFSIENYSRAVFGLE
- a CDS encoding PepSY domain-containing protein, translating into MRKRLWQLHSWLGLLAGLGLLVVGLSGSLLIFHEELEALFNRELARVTPAPAGRLPLDTLLAHAQRQLPEHEITGWLPQWDAADRADVLYVIRRGDKEWLVATLDPYTGRLLASPRLGTTTLTGWLLELHYAFFADHAGLLAAGVFGLLLLALGFTGVWLYRDFWKNFLTLRWRRGARILFSDLHKFVGIASVAFNLVFGFTGAYWNFTHVIGEWVAGEHGQKRIEQRLYAPTLSFDALARDAAQRLPGFRANFVSLPSDPVAANVTLWGTVEPRAWFTSPYGSTIVYDAQTSAHRMTNDLRAASAWTRAVDSFRPLHFGDFGGPPVKILWALAGLAPGTLAITGFAIWWQRRRKPIRISAAGTPT
- a CDS encoding 6,7-dimethyl-8-ribityllumazine synthase, translating into MSFDAPSDLNIRGAGLRFGIVAARFNTGLVDGLRSRAVAVLAAAGVRAKDIVEIRVPGSHEVPWAAQQLAATGRFDCVIALGVLIGGDTNHHEMVGESVSHALQQVALGTGVPVINGVIVTDTLAQARARCVGKLDRGAEFARAGLEMAALRRTLRKGKHS
- the ribB gene encoding 3,4-dihydroxy-2-butanone-4-phosphate synthase; translation: MSAVASSPFDSVETAIQTIAAGGVVIVTDDEGRENEGDLVFAAEKVTPELVNLMIRHARGLICVPMTEPALKRLGINPMVQQNREAMRTAFTVSVDATEGITTGISAFDRARTVQLLANPATRPDELVQPGHIFPLCARPGGVLERAGHTEAAVDLAALAGLGPVAVICEVLNEDGTMARVPELVEFKQRHRLPLISISSLIEYRHRREKLVECISTRPFSSEYGEFMLHVFRSQIDGRHHLAFTMGRLDGSPTLVRVHTENLLSDVFHGRDMGSHRSLLSSLERVAKNGHGAIVYMEQNGRMQEALAALDQPRRPSLRDYGTGAQILTALGLQKIRLMTHSNRRVVGLDGYGLEIVEVVPV
- a CDS encoding Na/Pi cotransporter family protein codes for the protein MSGSLALLNIAGGVALMLFAIRFLRKGLERMIGHALHAWIERMGANRWTATVAGLAFGTVAPSSTAQTLLTMQLLNAGKMPAERMLVFLLGANVGITVMVQLLAFRFFDYNGLFLICGVIGYLWARSETGRGAGQVLLALGFIFLGMDVISAGAHVLAGNAEFETLMVMFSSHRALMIVFAAGLTFLTQSSTAVIGLVIAMAGVGAFSLATVLPVVLGANLGLGLTSLAAGWATLAGKRLAVANLVLKCAAIGAALLAFPWVERTMEAMPGGVARQAANFHTGFNVVVAFAGALLAGYVGRLVMRAVRDDPTRPPIGSVATHLDPTALSSPVFALANASRETLRLTEDIKSMLTTAWRGLQTQDAALVREVQEHDNRVDEMHAAIKHYLSQIPVDQMTPRDSQVQFGLIHFASQLETVGDVIDKNFCHQILKQIANPLPLSAEDEADLAEMHRRTLHRLDTAILVLTTRDRVTAQEFLREGDALKKWCIDVQKAHYQRLIGCDDRMLGASTRYLELVNALRRISGQLNTIGHTFAGEKMPAEEQD
- a CDS encoding peptide MFS transporter is translated as MQHPASSPARDESGLFGHPRGLTNLFFTELWERFGYYGMRALLTLFMVAPLAKGGLNFDNRTAGIIYGTYTMSVYMLSIPGGYIADNFLGARATVFWGGVIIALGYFSLAVHSTTFFYLGLALVACGTGLLKPNISSMVGSLYSKDDPRRDSGFSIFYMGINMGAFLAPLITGWIAQDDRAKELIASFGFDPSRSWHFAFAASGVGMVIGLIIYVLQKHRLADVGHPPAANVPRPWGKLFSVLAISAIVFGLVRLSDSNPAFAWISYGYVVLPVLAIIWFGTRPDMTLKRFAAVFVFSLAYLIFCAVFEQAGSTISLFADQLTNTEVLGYKFPSAWFQSVNSVFVILLSPIFAWLWIKLGDKQPSSPAKFAVGLFFLALSFVLMVPAAQLTAEGKVGPFWIVGLFFLQTVGELCLSPVGLSTMTKLAPGNLVGLVMGVWFLAAALGNKLAGTVAGDFTATDPKALSNFFLHQAGWVALAFVILVALTPWVKKLMGEVK
- a CDS encoding flavodoxin domain-containing protein; the encoded protein is MSASVAVLYATVSGNAEELAHATGQALGERGRACVVANVADFPAARLREFDAALLVVSTWGEGEVPPDAAVFFAALALPALRLDGLRYAVLALGSSSYRDFCAAGRKIDELLAARGARRLLSRRDCDTKFKADFQEWLTQVDEALNHA